The Toxorhynchites rutilus septentrionalis strain SRP chromosome 3, ASM2978413v1, whole genome shotgun sequence genome includes a region encoding these proteins:
- the LOC129775751 gene encoding aldehyde dehydrogenase, mitochondrial isoform X2, translating to MLRVFYKSLPKSGIRSQFVRYSSVPAPKTAPEILYTGIFINNEWHKSAGGKIFTSTNPSNKQIIAEVQQGEKADIDAAVAAAREAFKLGSPWRRMDASKRGQLLYKLADLMERDRVYLASLETLDNGKPYFMSYNVDVPMAINNLRYYAGWADKNHGKVIPMDGEFFVYTRHEPVGVCAQIIPWNFPILMAAWKFGPALATGNTIVLKPAEQTSLTALYMAQLTKEAGFPPGVINVVPGFGDAGAALVQHNDVDKVAFTGSTEVGKKIQQGSGLSNLKKTTLELGGKSPNIILSDADMKHAVETSHFGLFFNMGQCCCAGSRTFIEDKIYDEFVERSAERAKKRTVGNPFDLTTEHGPQVDQEQYDKILGMIDSGVKQGAKLVAGGSKYEGLPGYFIEPTVFADVKDDMIIAKEEIFGPVQQLIRFKSLDEVIERANNSEYGLAAAVFSKDIDKVNYLVQGLRAGTIWVNTYNVLSAQAPFGGYKMSGHGRENGEYGLSAYTEVKSVITKIPIKNS from the exons ATGCTTCGAGTATTTTATAAAAGTCTTCCAAAATCAGGCATCCGGTCCCAATTTGTGAGATATTCGTCTGTTCCTGCTCCAAAAACTGCACCGGAAATTCTTTATACGGGT ATCTTTATAAATAACGAATGGCATAAAAGCGCCGGAGGGAAAATATTTACTTCGACCAATCCCTCGAACAAACAAATCATCGCGGAAGTTCAACAGGGCGAAAAGGCGGATATTGATGCAGCAGTTGCTGCAGCCCGCGAAGCTTTCAA ACTCGGCTCACCATGGCGAAGAATGGATGCTTCCAAACGTGGACAGCTACTCTACAAGTTGGCAGATTTGATGGAAAGAGATCGTGTATATTTGGCG AGCTTGGAAACTTTGGACAATGGGAAACCTTACTTTATGTCGTACAATGTGGATGTTCCTATGGCGATTAACAATCTTCGATACTACGCCGGCTGGGCCGATAAGAACCATGGCAAGGTGATCCCGATGGATGGAGAATTTTTTGTGTACACCAGACACGAACCCGTAGGCGTATGTGCGCAAATTATTCCGTGGAACTTCCCAATATTGATGGCTGCGTGGAAGTTTGGACCGGCGTTAGCCACCGGAAACACCATTGTTTTGAAGCCAGCCGAGCAAACGAGTTTAACTGCACTTTACATGGCACAATTGACAAAGGAAGCAGGATTTCCACCCGGCGTAATCAATGTTGTTCCTGGATTCGGTGATGCAGGTGCGGCTCTTGTGCAGCATAATGATGTAGATAAAGTGGCATTCACGGGCTCTACCGAAGTTGGGAAGAAAATACAGCAAGGTTCTGGCTTGAGCAATCTTAAAAAAACTACATTGGAATTGGGAGGCAAAAGTCCTAACATTATACTGTCTGACGCcgatatgaagcacgctgtggAAACATCTCATTTTGGTTTGTTTTTCAACATGGGGCAGTGTTGCTGTGCGGGTTCTCGTACTTTCATCGAGGACAAAATATATGATGAATTTGTCGAGCGTAGTGCTGAACGTGCCAAAAAACGAACCGTTGGTAATCCATTCGATTTGACAACCGAGCATGGACCACAAGTGGACCAGGAGCAGTACGATAAAATTTTAGGCATGATTGATAGCGGTGTAAAACAGGGTGCAAAACTGGTTGCTGGAGGCAGTAAATACGAAGGACTTCCAGGATATTTCATTGAACCGACAGTCTTCGCTGACGTTAAAGATGATATGATCATAGCCAAAGAAGAG ATTTTCGGTCCAGTTCAACAATTAATTCGTTTTAAATCATTGGATGAAGTCATTGAACGTGCAAATAATTCCGAGTATGGTTTAGCTGCTGCTGTTTTCTCTAAGGATATCGATAAAGTGAACTATTTAGTGCAAGGATTACGCGCGGGAACTATTTGGGTCAATACGTATAATGTTCTCTCGGCACAAGCGCCTTTTGGAGGTTATAAAATGTCCGGCCATGGCCGTGAAAACGGAGAGTATGGTTTGAGTGCATACACAGAGGTAAAAAGTGTGATTACAAAAATTCCGATAAAAAACTCTTAA
- the LOC129775751 gene encoding aldehyde dehydrogenase, mitochondrial isoform X1: MHSLHGSGTGTTLLRYNLSTHLLIGLHYFYSTEMLRVFYKSLPKSGIRSQFVRYSSVPAPKTAPEILYTGIFINNEWHKSAGGKIFTSTNPSNKQIIAEVQQGEKADIDAAVAAAREAFKLGSPWRRMDASKRGQLLYKLADLMERDRVYLASLETLDNGKPYFMSYNVDVPMAINNLRYYAGWADKNHGKVIPMDGEFFVYTRHEPVGVCAQIIPWNFPILMAAWKFGPALATGNTIVLKPAEQTSLTALYMAQLTKEAGFPPGVINVVPGFGDAGAALVQHNDVDKVAFTGSTEVGKKIQQGSGLSNLKKTTLELGGKSPNIILSDADMKHAVETSHFGLFFNMGQCCCAGSRTFIEDKIYDEFVERSAERAKKRTVGNPFDLTTEHGPQVDQEQYDKILGMIDSGVKQGAKLVAGGSKYEGLPGYFIEPTVFADVKDDMIIAKEEIFGPVQQLIRFKSLDEVIERANNSEYGLAAAVFSKDIDKVNYLVQGLRAGTIWVNTYNVLSAQAPFGGYKMSGHGRENGEYGLSAYTEVKSVITKIPIKNS, from the exons AAATGCTTCGAGTATTTTATAAAAGTCTTCCAAAATCAGGCATCCGGTCCCAATTTGTGAGATATTCGTCTGTTCCTGCTCCAAAAACTGCACCGGAAATTCTTTATACGGGT ATCTTTATAAATAACGAATGGCATAAAAGCGCCGGAGGGAAAATATTTACTTCGACCAATCCCTCGAACAAACAAATCATCGCGGAAGTTCAACAGGGCGAAAAGGCGGATATTGATGCAGCAGTTGCTGCAGCCCGCGAAGCTTTCAA ACTCGGCTCACCATGGCGAAGAATGGATGCTTCCAAACGTGGACAGCTACTCTACAAGTTGGCAGATTTGATGGAAAGAGATCGTGTATATTTGGCG AGCTTGGAAACTTTGGACAATGGGAAACCTTACTTTATGTCGTACAATGTGGATGTTCCTATGGCGATTAACAATCTTCGATACTACGCCGGCTGGGCCGATAAGAACCATGGCAAGGTGATCCCGATGGATGGAGAATTTTTTGTGTACACCAGACACGAACCCGTAGGCGTATGTGCGCAAATTATTCCGTGGAACTTCCCAATATTGATGGCTGCGTGGAAGTTTGGACCGGCGTTAGCCACCGGAAACACCATTGTTTTGAAGCCAGCCGAGCAAACGAGTTTAACTGCACTTTACATGGCACAATTGACAAAGGAAGCAGGATTTCCACCCGGCGTAATCAATGTTGTTCCTGGATTCGGTGATGCAGGTGCGGCTCTTGTGCAGCATAATGATGTAGATAAAGTGGCATTCACGGGCTCTACCGAAGTTGGGAAGAAAATACAGCAAGGTTCTGGCTTGAGCAATCTTAAAAAAACTACATTGGAATTGGGAGGCAAAAGTCCTAACATTATACTGTCTGACGCcgatatgaagcacgctgtggAAACATCTCATTTTGGTTTGTTTTTCAACATGGGGCAGTGTTGCTGTGCGGGTTCTCGTACTTTCATCGAGGACAAAATATATGATGAATTTGTCGAGCGTAGTGCTGAACGTGCCAAAAAACGAACCGTTGGTAATCCATTCGATTTGACAACCGAGCATGGACCACAAGTGGACCAGGAGCAGTACGATAAAATTTTAGGCATGATTGATAGCGGTGTAAAACAGGGTGCAAAACTGGTTGCTGGAGGCAGTAAATACGAAGGACTTCCAGGATATTTCATTGAACCGACAGTCTTCGCTGACGTTAAAGATGATATGATCATAGCCAAAGAAGAG ATTTTCGGTCCAGTTCAACAATTAATTCGTTTTAAATCATTGGATGAAGTCATTGAACGTGCAAATAATTCCGAGTATGGTTTAGCTGCTGCTGTTTTCTCTAAGGATATCGATAAAGTGAACTATTTAGTGCAAGGATTACGCGCGGGAACTATTTGGGTCAATACGTATAATGTTCTCTCGGCACAAGCGCCTTTTGGAGGTTATAAAATGTCCGGCCATGGCCGTGAAAACGGAGAGTATGGTTTGAGTGCATACACAGAGGTAAAAAGTGTGATTACAAAAATTCCGATAAAAAACTCTTAA